In a genomic window of Pseudomonas oryzihabitans:
- a CDS encoding sugar ABC transporter permease yields MSQPHESAALLDRSDSRVNQTVGLAASLKATADRIRSGDLGPLPVVIGLVVIWTVFGILNPVFLSSANLANLLFDAATVGIISLGVVCVLMVGEIDLSVGSISGFASALVGILWVNQGWPVGAAILAALAAGALIGSLYSLLFTRLGMPSFVASLAGLLAVLGLQLYLLGNAGSINLPYDSFLVSFGQLDTLPPLLAYLLAAVSGLVRLLLGYRAHQRRRQAQLSTPSLAGVALQSLALMALLGFVAYYLNQDRGVPWIFVFFMALVAAMHYAFTRTRWGRSLAAVGGNREAARRAGINVRRIYTSAFVLCASFAALGGILAAARLASASQQAGTGDVNLNAIAAAVIGGTSLFGGRGSAYSALLGVIVIQSIASGLTMLDLSSALRYMITGAVLALAVIIDALARRSRASHGRA; encoded by the coding sequence ATGAGCCAGCCCCACGAATCGGCCGCCTTGCTCGACCGCAGCGACAGCCGCGTCAACCAGACCGTGGGCCTGGCCGCCAGTCTCAAGGCGACGGCCGACCGCATCCGCTCCGGTGATTTGGGCCCGCTACCGGTGGTAATCGGCCTGGTAGTGATCTGGACGGTGTTCGGCATTCTCAACCCGGTGTTCCTGTCCAGCGCCAACCTGGCCAACTTGCTGTTCGACGCTGCCACCGTCGGCATCATTTCCCTCGGCGTGGTCTGCGTCTTGATGGTGGGGGAGATCGATCTCTCGGTCGGCTCCATCAGCGGCTTCGCCTCGGCCTTGGTGGGCATCCTCTGGGTCAACCAGGGCTGGCCGGTGGGCGCGGCGATCCTGGCCGCCCTGGCGGCCGGTGCGCTGATCGGCAGCCTCTATTCGCTGCTGTTCACCCGCCTGGGCATGCCCAGCTTCGTCGCCTCTCTGGCTGGCCTGCTGGCAGTACTGGGGTTGCAGCTCTATCTGCTGGGCAACGCCGGCTCCATCAACCTGCCATACGACTCCTTCCTGGTGAGCTTCGGCCAGCTCGATACCCTACCGCCGTTGTTGGCCTATCTGCTCGCCGCCGTTAGTGGACTGGTGCGCTTGCTGCTGGGTTACCGTGCCCATCAGCGGCGGCGCCAGGCCCAACTGTCGACGCCTTCGCTGGCCGGGGTGGCCCTGCAATCCCTGGCGCTCATGGCGCTGTTGGGCTTCGTCGCCTACTACCTCAACCAGGACCGCGGGGTGCCGTGGATCTTCGTCTTCTTCATGGCCCTGGTGGCGGCGATGCATTACGCCTTCACCCGTACCCGCTGGGGGCGCAGCCTGGCCGCGGTGGGCGGCAACCGCGAAGCGGCCCGTCGCGCCGGCATCAACGTGCGGCGTATCTACACCTCGGCCTTCGTACTGTGCGCCAGCTTCGCCGCCCTGGGCGGCATCCTCGCCGCAGCGCGCCTGGCGTCGGCCAGCCAGCAGGCGGGGACCGGTGACGTCAACCTCAATGCCATCGCCGCGGCGGTGATCGGCGGCACCAGCCTGTTCGGCGGGCGTGGCAGTGCCTATTCCGCATTGCTCGGAGTGATCGTCATCCAGTCCATCGCCAGCGGCCTGACCATGCTCGATCTGTCGTCCGCACTGCGCTACATGATCACCGGCGCCGTGCTGGCCCTGGCGGTGATCATCGACGCCCTGGCGCGTCGTTCGCGGGCTTCCCACGGACGGGCCTGA